A section of the Candidatus Cloacimonadota bacterium genome encodes:
- the tsaE gene encoding tRNA (adenosine(37)-N6)-threonylcarbamoyltransferase complex ATPase subunit type 1 TsaE codes for MMKAFNIDREEDTIKLAERISPFIKRGDIIALYGDLGTGKTFFTRYLCKALGVKELVTSPSFVLINQYEATEFKINHIDLFRLHNENDVLGLGIDDILEDGVTVIEWPLLAELFFNERTIKVYFQYSLEGRSAIIESNKEFLADIS; via the coding sequence ATGATGAAAGCATTTAATATCGATAGGGAAGAGGATACAATTAAGCTTGCTGAAAGAATTTCTCCCTTTATCAAGAGAGGTGATATTATTGCTCTCTATGGAGATTTAGGAACAGGCAAGACATTCTTCACCCGTTATTTATGCAAGGCGTTGGGTGTTAAAGAACTGGTAACCAGTCCCAGCTTTGTTTTGATCAATCAATATGAAGCTACTGAATTTAAAATAAATCATATAGATCTATTTCGTCTACACAATGAAAATGATGTCTTAGGCCTGGGAATTGACGATATCCTCGAAGATGGGGTCACAGTTATAGAGTGGCCTTTACTGGCTGAGTTATTCTTTAATGAGAGAACTATTAAGGTTTATTTTCAATATTCTCTAGAGGGTAGATCAGCTATTATAGAAAGCAATAAAGAGTTTTTAGCAGATATTAGCTAA
- a CDS encoding response regulator, whose amino-acid sequence MQKVKILWVDDEIEHFKPHIMFLEERDYGVKTVTNGRDAIDCILQEQFDLILLDEMMPGLDGLSTLQEIKLINSSLPVVMITKNEEEGLMEKAIASQIADYLIKPVNPNQIIMAVKKIFQADEIRQNRIGEEYSQFSTKINQKLFAKPNWDDWAEIYREMCKWDLVIDEINDPALAQTHFLEKRNSNSEFCNYIEEQYPRWLKSDERPALSYDVVSEYITPLFKENKPVYFIILDCLRLDQYYAIEPFISELFDIKLNLYYSILPTATPYSRNSLFSGLLPVDIANEFPSYWVDLAEMENSRNRNEHQLLDAHLNDLGHHLEPSSKYVKIFNIEEGNFVIRKIEAWNNDKLIVLVYNFLDLLTHHRSRDQILQETIPNEQALRAFTKHWFLHSSFYEALKVISKQDAIVIVSTDHGSIRVNRATQAVGDKETTLTVRYKQGKNLTSNERHAVFAKSPNLFGLPAKNIVDNFIFAKDDYYFVYPNSYHQYQKQFNGTFQHGGISMEEMILPLAICRTK is encoded by the coding sequence ATGCAGAAAGTTAAAATACTTTGGGTAGACGATGAAATTGAACATTTTAAACCACATATAATGTTTTTGGAAGAAAGAGATTATGGTGTAAAAACCGTAACTAACGGTAGAGATGCTATTGATTGTATTTTGCAAGAACAATTTGATCTGATACTGCTCGATGAAATGATGCCCGGTTTAGATGGACTTAGTACGCTTCAGGAGATTAAACTTATCAATTCTTCATTGCCCGTTGTAATGATAACTAAGAATGAAGAAGAAGGTCTGATGGAGAAAGCGATAGCAAGTCAGATAGCCGATTACCTAATTAAGCCGGTAAATCCGAACCAGATTATTATGGCTGTTAAAAAGATCTTTCAAGCAGACGAGATACGACAAAATCGTATTGGTGAAGAATACTCCCAGTTTTCTACAAAAATAAACCAAAAGCTATTTGCCAAACCTAACTGGGATGATTGGGCAGAAATCTATCGTGAAATGTGTAAATGGGATTTGGTAATTGATGAGATCAATGATCCCGCCTTAGCTCAAACACATTTTTTGGAGAAACGTAATAGTAATTCCGAGTTCTGTAATTATATTGAAGAACAATATCCCCGGTGGTTAAAGAGTGACGAACGACCGGCTTTATCTTATGATGTGGTAAGTGAATATATAACCCCGCTATTCAAAGAGAATAAACCTGTTTATTTTATTATCCTGGATTGTCTTCGTCTTGATCAATACTATGCGATTGAACCCTTTATTTCCGAGCTATTTGATATTAAACTGAATCTTTACTATTCTATTCTTCCGACTGCCACGCCATATTCCAGAAATTCGCTTTTCAGCGGTTTACTTCCAGTTGATATAGCAAATGAATTTCCTTCTTATTGGGTTGATTTAGCAGAGATGGAAAATAGCCGAAACCGGAATGAACATCAATTATTAGATGCTCATTTGAACGACTTGGGTCATCATTTAGAACCATCGAGTAAATATGTAAAGATATTCAACATTGAGGAGGGTAACTTCGTTATCAGAAAGATAGAAGCTTGGAACAATGATAAACTAATTGTACTGGTTTATAACTTTCTCGATTTACTTACTCACCATAGATCTCGTGATCAGATCCTACAGGAGACTATTCCTAATGAGCAAGCGTTACGAGCTTTTACGAAACACTGGTTTCTCCATTCATCATTCTATGAAGCGTTAAAAGTAATCAGTAAACAGGATGCAATAGTTATTGTCAGTACTGATCACGGATCAATTCGAGTTAACAGGGCAACCCAAGCTGTTGGCGACAAAGAGACTACATTAACAGTCCGATACAAACAAGGAAAGAATCTGACTTCCAATGAGAGACATGCGGTATTTGCCAAAAGCCCAAATCTCTTTGGCTTACCGGCTAAGAATATAGTTGATAATTTTATCTTTGCTAAAGACGACTATTATTTCGTGTATCCTAATTCTTATCATCAATACCAGAAGCAGTTCAACGGAACTTTCCAGCATGGTGGAATCTCTATGGAAGAGATGATTCTTCCCCTGGCAATTTGCAGAACTAAATAA
- the panB gene encoding 3-methyl-2-oxobutanoate hydroxymethyltransferase, which produces MIGILELKTKKERQEIITMITAYDYYAAKLVEKAGIDIILVGDSLGMVIKGNKNTLGVSIEDIVYHTKAVRKGAGDTFIIADLPYMSFHVNIEETKKNSAKLIVEGGADAVKLEGGSPSRIDMIKGIVDCEIPAVGHLGLTPQSIHKFGGYKVQAKQEKEAERLIKQAIEIEKAGAFMLVLEAIPEKLAKQVTDELKIITIGIGAGRYTDGQVLVYNDLFGLSDYQPKFAKQYIDLADIITKNLMKYAQDVRDKKFPEKEHIYYPLTDTE; this is translated from the coding sequence ATGATCGGGATACTTGAGTTAAAGACCAAGAAAGAAAGACAAGAAATAATTACCATGATCACAGCGTATGATTATTATGCTGCTAAGCTTGTCGAGAAAGCAGGTATAGATATTATTTTGGTCGGTGATAGCTTAGGTATGGTTATTAAAGGAAATAAGAACACTCTTGGAGTATCAATTGAAGATATTGTCTATCATACGAAAGCAGTAAGAAAAGGCGCAGGAGACACTTTTATAATAGCAGATTTACCCTATATGAGTTTTCACGTAAATATAGAAGAGACTAAGAAGAATTCAGCGAAATTAATTGTAGAAGGTGGAGCTGATGCGGTTAAATTAGAGGGGGGAAGTCCGAGTCGTATAGACATGATCAAGGGTATCGTAGATTGTGAAATTCCGGCAGTAGGTCATCTCGGTTTAACTCCTCAATCAATACATAAATTTGGTGGTTATAAAGTACAAGCGAAACAAGAGAAAGAGGCGGAACGGCTTATCAAACAAGCCATAGAAATAGAAAAAGCCGGTGCCTTTATGCTTGTTTTAGAAGCTATACCGGAAAAATTGGCTAAACAGGTTACTGATGAGCTTAAAATCATAACTATCGGAATCGGCGCTGGTAGATATACTGATGGACAAGTTTTGGTGTATAATGATCTTTTCGGATTATCAGACTATCAGCCCAAGTTTGCCAAACAATACATTGATTTAGCCGATATAATTACCAAAAACTTAATGAAATATGCACAAGATGTGAGGGATAAAAAATTTCCTGAGAAGGAGCATATATATTATCCCTTAACTGATACGGAATAA
- the tgt gene encoding tRNA guanosine(34) transglycosylase Tgt, whose translation MFSFYIEKKLAKARLGRIHTSHGDILTPVFMPVGTSAAVKTLTPAELEETETQIILANTYHLYLRPGHKLIEQAGGLHNFMGWNRPILTDSGGFQVMSLQGLRKITQEGVRFQSHLDGSYHFFTPEKVMEIQRSLGADIIMVFDECPSYPETKSYIAESMKLTLEWSKRCLDAHQENDKQALFAIVQGGIYEDLREECARALISMDFPGYAIGGLAVGEEKKYMYRVTEFLNDVLPADKPRYLMGVGTPLDLISNVMNGVDMFDCVMPTRNARKGTVFTSQGKVIIKAARYKEDFSPLDPECDCYTCRNFSRAYLRHLFNIDEMLAMRLASLHSVYYYNVLMKRIREAILDNSLQDILAELAELYDDKRDGESDYSKKN comes from the coding sequence ATTTTTAGTTTCTATATCGAAAAAAAACTTGCTAAAGCTCGTCTGGGAAGAATTCACACAAGTCATGGTGATATATTGACTCCTGTCTTTATGCCTGTTGGAACTTCAGCAGCAGTTAAAACCCTCACACCTGCTGAGTTAGAAGAAACTGAAACGCAAATTATTTTAGCAAATACTTACCATCTCTATTTACGACCCGGTCATAAGCTTATCGAACAGGCAGGAGGTCTGCATAATTTCATGGGTTGGAATAGACCGATCTTAACCGATAGCGGTGGCTTTCAAGTCATGAGCCTACAAGGACTAAGAAAGATAACCCAAGAAGGGGTGAGATTTCAGTCACATTTAGATGGAAGTTATCATTTTTTTACTCCTGAAAAGGTAATGGAGATACAAAGATCATTGGGTGCCGATATAATTATGGTGTTTGATGAGTGCCCTTCCTATCCGGAAACAAAGAGCTATATTGCAGAATCGATGAAATTGACACTTGAATGGAGTAAGAGATGTTTGGATGCTCATCAAGAAAATGATAAACAAGCACTTTTTGCTATTGTTCAGGGTGGTATTTATGAAGATTTACGGGAAGAGTGCGCACGGGCTTTAATTTCAATGGATTTTCCCGGATATGCTATTGGTGGATTAGCCGTTGGAGAAGAAAAAAAATATATGTACCGAGTTACGGAATTTCTTAATGATGTATTACCAGCAGATAAACCTCGTTACCTAATGGGAGTAGGTACGCCACTTGACCTGATAAGTAATGTGATGAACGGGGTAGATATGTTTGATTGTGTTATGCCAACAAGAAATGCCAGAAAGGGTACCGTTTTTACTTCACAAGGGAAAGTGATCATAAAAGCCGCTCGTTATAAAGAAGATTTCAGTCCTCTTGATCCCGAGTGTGATTGTTATACATGTAGGAATTTCAGTCGTGCATATCTAAGACATCTTTTTAATATTGATGAGATGTTAGCAATGAGATTAGCTTCACTGCATAGTGTTTATTATTACAATGTTCTCATGAAACGAATCAGAGAAGCTATCTTGGACAATAGCTTACAAGATATTTTAGCAGAATTAGCAGAATTATACGATGACAAAAGGGATGGAGAGTCAGATTATTCCAAAAAAAACTGA
- the rseP gene encoding RIP metalloprotease RseP, translating to MFIIGVLIVLGILVVVHEFGHYIAARSFGVEVEKFSIGFGPKLLGYKYKGTNFLISLIPLGGYVKMSGDEPKDGVEFSNKDFYGKKWWQRAVIVFAGPIANLLLGLLLFTFSFWIGRTVEDHKPIVGKVSSQYENLLLPQDQIVALNNNDIEYWSQLPEKTRKDDINEVVILRDELLIKMVTRDIQPTTWYTDIQPAVLPIVGSVTPGMPAYRAGLQVDDLVIAVDDQEVDSWYDMRELIANHQQETVELTIRREEDTLTIAIELEKNILFDTEQKMIGITQKQPVSYFQRFGFFQSINYGAISTVTFIVVNYYALFRLISRPIMAKDQLGGPVMIVAMSKQTTALGWGAIIYFVASISLILMIMNLLPIPILDGGHIFFYFIEGIFKKPIPLKTQALIQQIGFMILIALMIFVFYNDITRLFRRDLAIKSQQQTIENIEIPENSY from the coding sequence TTGTTTATCATAGGTGTCTTGATTGTTCTAGGAATACTTGTAGTTGTTCACGAGTTTGGACATTATATTGCAGCTCGCTCTTTTGGTGTTGAAGTAGAAAAGTTTTCCATTGGCTTCGGTCCTAAGTTATTGGGATATAAATATAAAGGGACAAATTTCCTTATATCTTTAATTCCTCTCGGTGGTTATGTTAAGATGAGTGGAGATGAGCCAAAAGATGGAGTAGAGTTCAGCAATAAGGACTTCTATGGTAAGAAATGGTGGCAAAGGGCTGTTATTGTATTTGCAGGACCAATAGCGAATCTGCTCTTGGGTTTATTGTTGTTTACATTCTCTTTTTGGATTGGTCGAACAGTTGAAGATCATAAGCCAATAGTTGGCAAAGTATCTTCTCAGTACGAGAATCTATTATTACCTCAGGATCAAATTGTTGCTCTGAACAATAATGATATTGAATACTGGAGTCAGTTACCCGAGAAGACAAGAAAAGATGATATCAACGAAGTTGTTATTTTGAGGGATGAACTACTTATCAAAATGGTAACGAGAGATATACAACCCACTACTTGGTATACCGATATACAGCCAGCAGTGTTACCCATAGTTGGTTCGGTAACTCCCGGAATGCCTGCTTATCGTGCAGGTTTGCAGGTAGATGATTTAGTTATTGCCGTAGATGATCAAGAAGTTGACAGTTGGTACGATATGCGAGAGTTAATAGCTAATCATCAGCAAGAAACAGTCGAACTCACTATCAGAAGAGAGGAAGATACTCTTACTATTGCTATTGAATTGGAAAAGAACATCTTATTCGATACAGAACAGAAAATGATCGGGATCACTCAAAAACAACCGGTCAGTTATTTTCAAAGATTTGGTTTTTTCCAATCGATAAATTATGGAGCTATTTCTACGGTTACATTCATAGTAGTTAATTACTACGCCTTGTTTCGTCTGATTTCAAGGCCAATCATGGCAAAAGACCAACTTGGCGGACCCGTAATGATTGTTGCCATGTCCAAGCAAACTACAGCTTTGGGGTGGGGTGCAATAATCTATTTTGTTGCTTCCATTAGTTTAATTCTGATGATTATGAATCTCCTACCAATCCCAATACTGGATGGTGGACATATATTCTTTTACTTTATTGAAGGAATATTCAAAAAGCCGATACCACTCAAGACTCAAGCTTTGATCCAACAAATTGGTTTTATGATTCTCATAGCATTAATGATCTTTGTTTTCTATAATGATATTACCAGATTATTCAGGCGAGATCTCGCAATAAAGAGCCAGCAACAAACTATAGAAAACATTGAAATCCCTGAAAACTCATATTAG
- a CDS encoding ferritin family protein: MTDFSVNEIIEMAIQIEKSGYAFYDGALQRKNLNEKGRELLLKLRDQERQHEITFNNLHTKDDFELLDLGSEQEVVSDYLKSIVNYRVFNNPNAAIKTVEQAKDELSLIETAINFEKDTLLYFQGIRDIIKESKAKDVLEKIIKEEISHILWLSLYRDKIIV, encoded by the coding sequence ATGACAGATTTTTCAGTCAACGAGATTATTGAAATGGCAATCCAAATTGAAAAAAGTGGTTATGCTTTTTATGACGGTGCTTTACAAAGAAAAAACCTAAACGAAAAAGGAAGAGAATTATTGTTAAAACTTCGCGATCAAGAAAGACAGCATGAAATTACCTTTAATAATTTACACACTAAAGATGATTTTGAACTTTTAGACTTGGGTAGTGAACAAGAAGTCGTTAGTGATTATCTAAAATCAATCGTTAATTATAGAGTCTTTAATAATCCTAATGCAGCGATTAAGACTGTTGAACAGGCAAAAGATGAATTATCCTTGATAGAAACTGCTATCAATTTTGAAAAGGATACTCTGCTCTATTTCCAAGGTATCAGAGATATAATAAAAGAGTCGAAAGCTAAAGATGTTTTGGAAAAAATAATCAAGGAAGAGATTTCTCACATACTCTGGCTTTCGCTATATAGAGATAAGATCATAGTTTAA
- a CDS encoding formate--tetrahydrofolate ligase, with protein MLSDIEIAQKTKLKGITDIGKTIGLKPEELELYGSSKAKLTYKALKRIEKLPYGKLILVSAITPTPAGEGKTTTSIGLSMALNKIGNKCIVAIREPSLGPTLGVKGGAAGGGYSQVLPMEDINLHFTGDMHAITAAHNTLAALVDNHIYSGNKLNIDPVKVVWRRVLDVNDRSLRRVIIGLGGKGQGIPREEGFDITSASEFMAILCLSNNLDELKEKIGDIIVAYTFDDQPVSVSMLGVQGSLAALLKDALRPNLVQTTENTPAFVHGGPFANIAQGANSIIATKTALRLADYVVTEAGFGFDLGAEKFFDIVCRYGQFCTSAVVLVATVRALKMHGDAKLKDLAYPDPEAVKKGLVNLEKHIENINKFGMKSVVALNRFSTDTEKEIKIITDFCRKKNTAIEIVDYFQKGSAGGLNLAEKVVGLIDKEKCELNPLYDWNSPVEEKIYKIATEIYGAVNIDFTSYARKELKKIYKHGFDKLPVCIAKTQKSLSDNPELLGRPKDFLVTVREILVAAGAGFLIPITGEIMRMPGLPKKPNAEIIDIDNDGNIKGLS; from the coding sequence ATGCTCAGTGATATAGAAATAGCTCAAAAGACTAAACTAAAAGGAATAACAGATATTGGAAAAACGATTGGTTTAAAACCCGAAGAACTTGAACTTTACGGGAGCAGTAAGGCAAAATTAACTTATAAAGCCCTAAAAAGAATCGAAAAGTTGCCTTATGGTAAACTTATACTTGTTTCTGCCATTACTCCCACTCCTGCCGGTGAAGGGAAAACAACAACTTCTATCGGGCTCTCTATGGCACTAAACAAGATTGGTAACAAATGTATAGTTGCTATTCGTGAACCATCACTCGGACCGACTTTAGGAGTCAAAGGTGGTGCAGCCGGTGGCGGATATTCTCAAGTCCTACCTATGGAAGACATCAATCTTCATTTTACCGGTGATATGCATGCTATAACAGCAGCTCATAATACACTCGCCGCCTTGGTTGATAATCATATTTATTCCGGTAATAAATTGAACATAGACCCTGTAAAAGTGGTCTGGCGAAGAGTATTAGACGTTAATGACCGATCCTTACGTCGTGTTATTATAGGGTTAGGTGGGAAAGGACAAGGAATACCAAGAGAAGAAGGATTTGATATTACTTCAGCTTCCGAATTCATGGCTATCCTCTGCCTATCCAATAACCTTGATGAGTTAAAAGAAAAAATTGGTGACATCATAGTAGCTTATACTTTTGATGATCAACCAGTTTCAGTGAGCATGTTAGGTGTACAAGGAAGTTTAGCAGCACTTTTAAAAGATGCCTTACGCCCAAATTTAGTGCAAACTACTGAGAATACACCTGCCTTTGTACATGGTGGTCCATTTGCCAACATAGCACAAGGTGCTAATAGTATTATTGCTACCAAAACTGCTCTTCGATTGGCTGATTATGTCGTCACTGAAGCTGGGTTTGGTTTTGATTTAGGTGCTGAGAAATTCTTTGATATTGTTTGCCGCTATGGTCAATTCTGTACTTCCGCTGTTGTTTTAGTTGCAACAGTTAGAGCTTTAAAAATGCATGGAGATGCAAAACTAAAGGATTTGGCATATCCCGACCCTGAAGCAGTAAAAAAAGGTCTGGTAAACTTAGAGAAACACATAGAAAATATTAACAAGTTTGGCATGAAGTCAGTAGTTGCACTCAATCGCTTTTCTACCGACACAGAAAAAGAGATAAAAATTATTACAGACTTTTGCCGAAAAAAGAACACTGCTATCGAGATAGTAGATTATTTCCAAAAAGGAAGTGCCGGTGGTCTTAATCTGGCTGAAAAAGTCGTTGGCTTAATTGATAAAGAAAAGTGTGAATTGAATCCGCTCTATGATTGGAATTCTCCGGTAGAAGAAAAGATCTATAAGATCGCAACTGAAATTTACGGTGCAGTAAATATTGACTTCACTTCTTATGCTCGCAAAGAGTTAAAAAAAATATACAAACATGGCTTTGATAAGCTTCCTGTTTGTATTGCTAAGACTCAAAAATCTCTTTCTGATAATCCAGAACTATTAGGAAGACCTAAAGACTTCTTAGTTACTGTTAGGGAGATTTTGGTAGCAGCAGGTGCAGGATTCTTGATCCCTATAACAGGAGAAATCATGAGAATGCCGGGCTTACCAAAGAAACCGAACGCGGAGATCATCGATATAGATAACGATGGCAATATCAAAGGGTTGTCATAA